From Pontibacter actiniarum, a single genomic window includes:
- a CDS encoding DUF6089 family protein, whose amino-acid sequence MLQIGSVFFSAATYAQVTKAVTTSEIGVGIGGANYKGELSPNYRFLNNQPAITVFYRRDMSDAITLRGGLMGSHRIVDDNTFSDEAFDDRPFHKYRDAELRLSLLEVSAVMEYNFLDYYDRRQNPRLSPYVFVGIAGLAYNKKLTAAVDGLDEPYETDLAIAIPFGVGLKYALSKHWNLGLEFGARKLFTDKLDYLAEETEAYLANPHDNDWYFYNGISISYTFYRNNCPPVYKNKPGLLD is encoded by the coding sequence ATGCTGCAAATAGGGAGTGTTTTTTTTAGCGCCGCTACTTACGCGCAAGTTACGAAAGCCGTCACCACATCAGAGATAGGAGTGGGTATAGGCGGGGCCAATTACAAAGGCGAACTGTCGCCGAACTACCGCTTTCTGAATAACCAGCCGGCCATAACCGTGTTTTACCGCCGCGACATGTCCGATGCCATTACCCTGCGCGGCGGCCTGATGGGGAGCCACCGCATCGTGGACGACAACACGTTCAGCGATGAAGCCTTCGATGACCGGCCGTTTCATAAGTACCGCGACGCAGAGCTGCGCCTGAGCCTGCTGGAGGTTTCGGCGGTAATGGAGTACAACTTCCTGGATTACTATGACCGCCGCCAGAACCCGCGCCTTTCGCCTTACGTCTTTGTCGGTATAGCAGGGCTTGCTTACAACAAAAAGCTAACAGCAGCGGTGGATGGCCTTGACGAGCCCTACGAGACAGATTTGGCCATAGCCATACCCTTTGGTGTGGGGCTAAAATACGCCCTCAGCAAGCACTGGAACCTGGGGCTGGAGTTTGGAGCACGGAAGCTGTTTACGGATAAGCTGGATTACCTGGCCGAGGAAACAGAAGCCTACCTTGCCAATCCCCACGACAACGACTGGTATTTCTACAACGGCATAAGCATCTCCTACACTTTCTACCGCAATAACTGCCCTCCTGTTTACAAGAATAAGCCTGGCTTGCTAGATTAA
- a CDS encoding OmpH family outer membrane protein, whose amino-acid sequence MMNKIKLLVVAFFLISFASFAQSNDQPLKIGYTNVEYILLQLPESKQIESDLKTHSTQLENQLKGKYAEYEAKLQAYEKGAATMDKTIREDKEKELMNMNNSIQEFQRTAQMSLQQKEKSLVDPVIAKIDKAIKEVAKESGYTYVISNQALLAGPEDGDISPLVLKKLGVDPSKVQQTPEPAASTPAATKPATSTKNNKKKN is encoded by the coding sequence ATGATGAACAAGATCAAATTATTAGTAGTAGCGTTCTTCCTGATCAGCTTTGCGTCTTTTGCACAGAGCAACGACCAGCCGCTTAAGATTGGTTATACTAACGTAGAGTATATACTGCTACAGCTGCCAGAGAGCAAGCAAATTGAGTCTGATCTGAAGACACACAGCACACAGCTTGAAAACCAGCTGAAAGGCAAATACGCAGAGTATGAAGCAAAGCTGCAGGCGTACGAGAAAGGTGCCGCTACCATGGACAAAACTATCCGTGAGGACAAGGAGAAAGAGCTGATGAACATGAACAACTCTATTCAGGAGTTCCAGCGCACAGCGCAAATGTCACTGCAGCAAAAAGAGAAGTCTTTGGTAGACCCGGTAATCGCTAAGATTGACAAAGCTATCAAAGAGGTAGCCAAAGAAAGCGGCTATACTTACGTGATCAGCAACCAGGCACTGCTTGCAGGCCCAGAGGATGGCGACATTTCTCCGCTTGTGCTGAAGAAGCTTGGTGTAGACCCATCTAAAGTACAGCAGACGCCAGAGCCGGCTGCATCAACGCCAGCCGCTACTAAGCCAGCAACAAGCACTAAAAATAACAAGAAGAAGAACTAA
- the bamA gene encoding outer membrane protein assembly factor BamA, translating into MTRCIWMLVFLLMAGTASSQVLDNPAQSSPIDYQQPRQYRIGDIAVSGYKFLDPIALTSLTGLKEGDMITVPGEDISRAIQNLWDQGILGDVDVSARTEGDVIYLTFNLTERPRLSNFRFSGINKSQSETLREKVPLQKGRIVTDAVLNSTRNAVREYYIDKSFLNAKVNITQRPDSVLPNSVVLNIHVDKGDKVKVGDIEIVGNEAFSDKKLERQLKNTKEKRFYKIFSSSKFNRTKFEEDKESLLAFYNSQGYRDATIVSDSVYRISDDRLGVQITVDEGQRYYYRNITWTGNYLYDDAYLARVLGIEKGDVYDQQELEKRLTYNPAGVDVSALYQNDGYLFSSIDPVEVRVEGDSIDLEMRVTEGPQATIDKIIITGNDKTSDHVILREIRTLPGQKYSRDDLIRTRNELAALGYFDPETIGLNPIPNPAEGTVDIAYSVVERPNDQISLSGGWGGPIGAVGTVGLTLNNFSTRKMLDLSEWRPIPTGDGQRLSLNIQANGKYYQSYSLSFTEPWLGGRKPNSLTVSLYRTIYRNASSYYNTADNNIKSRLDVLGGAVSLGRRLNWPDNYFYMNHSLSYSRYTLDDYPLAANFTDGTSNSISIVNTIGRSSVDNPTFPRRGSSFTLSLNLTPPYSLFSDRDDDDYEFIEFNKWMFDASYFINVAGNLVFNTRAHFGFLGTYGSGEVGPFERFKVGGAGLGGGNVFVGTEYIGLRGYEDESVVNTNNDNELLSSGGIAYNKFVFEARQLISPNPAATIYGLAFVEAGNNFGSYKNYNPFKLYRSVGVGARIFMSAFGLLGFDYAWRLDTLPGQMDDKRGMFHFIIGQQIR; encoded by the coding sequence ATGACAAGATGCATCTGGATGCTGGTGTTTCTGCTAATGGCAGGCACGGCCTCTTCTCAAGTACTGGACAACCCTGCCCAGTCGTCTCCTATTGATTATCAGCAGCCGCGCCAGTACCGCATTGGGGATATTGCTGTCAGCGGGTACAAGTTTCTGGACCCGATCGCCCTTACCTCGCTCACTGGCCTGAAGGAGGGAGACATGATCACTGTGCCTGGCGAAGACATAAGCCGTGCCATTCAGAACCTGTGGGACCAGGGGATATTGGGAGATGTGGATGTGTCTGCGCGAACCGAGGGCGATGTCATCTACCTGACCTTTAACCTGACGGAGCGCCCCCGCCTGTCTAACTTCCGCTTCTCCGGCATTAACAAGTCGCAGTCCGAGACCCTGAGGGAAAAGGTGCCGTTGCAAAAAGGCCGCATCGTTACGGACGCCGTACTGAACAGCACGCGAAACGCCGTACGCGAGTACTACATCGATAAAAGCTTTCTGAACGCTAAGGTAAACATCACACAGCGGCCGGACTCCGTGTTGCCGAACAGCGTGGTGCTGAACATCCATGTGGATAAAGGCGACAAAGTAAAGGTGGGCGATATTGAGATTGTCGGTAACGAGGCTTTTTCAGATAAGAAACTGGAGCGCCAGCTAAAGAACACGAAAGAAAAGCGCTTCTATAAGATATTCTCCTCTTCTAAGTTTAACCGCACCAAGTTTGAGGAAGACAAAGAGTCGCTGCTTGCGTTCTACAACAGCCAGGGCTACCGCGACGCAACCATTGTATCAGACTCTGTCTACCGTATCAGCGACGACCGCCTGGGCGTGCAGATCACAGTGGATGAGGGGCAGCGCTACTATTACAGAAATATCACCTGGACGGGCAACTACCTGTATGACGATGCCTACCTGGCGCGCGTACTGGGCATAGAGAAAGGCGATGTGTACGACCAGCAGGAACTGGAGAAGCGCCTTACCTACAACCCGGCCGGTGTGGACGTGTCCGCGCTCTACCAGAACGACGGCTACCTGTTTTCGAGCATTGACCCGGTGGAAGTACGCGTAGAGGGCGATTCCATTGACCTGGAGATGCGTGTAACCGAAGGGCCACAGGCCACAATCGACAAGATCATCATCACAGGCAACGATAAGACAAGCGACCACGTGATTCTGCGTGAGATCCGTACTTTGCCTGGCCAGAAGTATAGCCGCGACGACCTGATCAGAACAAGAAACGAACTGGCAGCATTAGGTTACTTCGACCCGGAAACGATTGGCCTGAACCCAATCCCGAACCCGGCAGAAGGTACCGTGGACATTGCCTATAGTGTAGTGGAGCGCCCGAATGACCAGATTAGCTTATCAGGCGGTTGGGGTGGCCCTATCGGTGCAGTAGGTACCGTAGGCCTGACGCTCAACAACTTCTCTACGCGTAAAATGCTGGACCTTTCGGAGTGGAGACCGATCCCTACGGGAGATGGCCAGCGCCTGTCCCTGAACATCCAGGCGAACGGTAAGTACTACCAGTCGTACTCTCTTTCTTTCACGGAGCCGTGGCTAGGAGGGCGTAAGCCAAACTCACTTACCGTTAGCTTGTACAGAACCATCTACAGGAACGCGTCTAGCTATTACAATACAGCCGATAACAACATAAAGAGCCGTTTGGATGTATTGGGTGGTGCCGTAAGCCTGGGCCGACGCCTGAACTGGCCGGACAACTACTTCTACATGAACCACTCGCTGTCCTACAGCCGCTATACCCTGGATGACTATCCTCTGGCGGCTAACTTTACAGACGGTACATCAAACAGTATATCCATAGTAAACACGATCGGGCGCTCAAGTGTGGACAACCCTACCTTCCCGAGACGTGGTTCCTCTTTTACCCTAAGCCTGAACCTTACGCCGCCGTACTCGCTGTTCTCTGACCGGGATGACGATGACTATGAGTTTATCGAATTTAACAAATGGATGTTCGATGCCTCATACTTTATAAACGTGGCAGGGAATTTGGTATTCAACACAAGAGCGCACTTCGGCTTCCTGGGCACGTACGGCTCCGGTGAGGTTGGCCCTTTTGAACGCTTTAAAGTAGGTGGCGCAGGCCTTGGAGGCGGTAACGTGTTCGTCGGAACAGAGTACATCGGTCTGCGGGGTTATGAGGATGAGAGTGTGGTAAACACCAACAATGACAATGAACTGCTGAGCTCCGGTGGTATTGCCTACAACAAGTTTGTATTTGAGGCACGCCAGCTGATATCGCCAAACCCGGCCGCCACAATTTATGGCCTGGCTTTTGTTGAGGCAGGTAATAACTTTGGCAGCTATAAAAACTATAACCCGTTCAAGCTGTATCGCTCAGTGGGGGTAGGTGCAAGGATATTTATGTCTGCGTTTGGTTTGCTGGGCTTTGACTACGCCTGGAGACTGGATACGCTGCCTGGCCAGATGGATGATAAGCGTGGCATGTTCCACTTTATCATAGGGCAGCAGATACGCTAA
- a CDS encoding isoprenyl transferase, with the protein MNLKEKVDLGNLPRHIAVIMDGNGRWAKRRGGLRIFGHQNAIKAVRDTVEAAAELGIEYLTMYAFSTENWSRPAEEVSALMTLLVSTIRKEAATLNKNNIRLQTIGNTSSLPKACQRELNEAIEMTQHNSRMTLVLALSYSGRWDITQAVQRLANEVGQGNIAPDAIDESAVAGYLSTAGMPDPELLIRTSGEMRISNFLLWQLAYTELYITELLWPDFRKEHLYEAIISYQGRERRFGKTSEQIVK; encoded by the coding sequence ATGAATCTGAAGGAGAAAGTAGACTTAGGCAATTTACCAAGGCACATCGCCGTTATCATGGACGGTAACGGGCGTTGGGCGAAGCGAAGGGGCGGACTACGTATCTTTGGGCACCAGAATGCCATTAAAGCTGTGCGCGATACCGTAGAGGCTGCAGCCGAACTGGGGATAGAGTACTTAACCATGTACGCTTTCTCTACCGAGAACTGGTCCAGGCCCGCAGAAGAGGTATCGGCATTGATGACGCTGCTGGTGTCCACCATTCGCAAGGAAGCAGCCACTCTCAACAAGAACAACATCCGGTTACAGACCATTGGCAACACCTCCAGCCTGCCGAAGGCATGCCAGCGTGAGCTCAATGAGGCCATAGAGATGACACAGCACAACTCGCGCATGACGCTCGTGCTGGCCCTGAGCTACAGCGGCCGCTGGGACATTACACAGGCGGTGCAACGCTTGGCCAACGAGGTGGGTCAGGGGAATATAGCGCCTGATGCAATAGATGAGTCCGCTGTTGCCGGCTATCTTTCTACGGCAGGCATGCCCGACCCGGAGCTGCTCATTCGGACGAGCGGCGAGATGCGCATCAGCAACTTCTTGCTCTGGCAATTAGCTTATACTGAATTATACATCACAGAGTTGCTCTGGCCTGATTTTAGAAAAGAGCATCTTTACGAGGCAATAATATCTTACCAGGGGCGCGAGCGCCGGTTTGGTAAGACAAGTGAACAAATAGTTAAGTGA
- a CDS encoding energy transducer TonB: MEKSSYLSMTFNNIVFKGRNQAYGAFALRKAYNKHITRAYLIATAIFSGALVGPLVDSIYFDDPVKYKEPTYVILEPYVLKLPTPPKPEPVKAASPLPAAPEKAVATEKYVPPKVVPNDAAVKEETMANQEEISKASIGTAKVAGELPEMPSVSLSDAPPAGIEGGTGEKEAEPKEYVYVEQMPEFRGGNEALAAFLSSKLRYPNAAQSNGVEGTVVVSFVVGTTGDISQVQVLKGLGYGTEEEAERVIRSMPDWKPGKQNGRAVPVRYTLPIRFSLK, from the coding sequence ATGGAAAAGAGCAGTTACCTAAGCATGACCTTTAACAACATTGTGTTCAAAGGTCGCAACCAGGCCTACGGAGCCTTCGCCCTCCGCAAAGCGTACAACAAGCATATCACGCGCGCTTACCTGATTGCCACAGCTATTTTTTCAGGGGCGCTGGTCGGGCCGTTAGTGGACAGCATTTACTTTGATGATCCTGTAAAGTATAAGGAGCCGACATATGTTATCCTCGAGCCATACGTTTTAAAGCTTCCTACACCGCCCAAACCAGAGCCGGTGAAAGCAGCGTCCCCGCTACCGGCAGCACCGGAGAAGGCAGTGGCCACTGAAAAGTATGTGCCGCCCAAAGTGGTACCGAACGATGCAGCAGTGAAGGAGGAAACGATGGCAAACCAGGAGGAAATCTCCAAGGCAAGCATCGGCACTGCGAAAGTAGCGGGCGAGTTACCGGAGATGCCGTCCGTCTCATTATCAGATGCACCGCCTGCAGGTATCGAGGGAGGCACCGGAGAAAAGGAAGCGGAACCCAAAGAGTACGTGTATGTGGAGCAGATGCCGGAGTTCAGGGGAGGCAACGAGGCCCTTGCCGCCTTCCTGAGCAGCAAGCTCCGCTACCCTAACGCCGCGCAAAGCAATGGCGTGGAAGGAACGGTCGTGGTTAGTTTTGTCGTCGGCACGACAGGCGACATTTCGCAGGTGCAGGTGCTCAAGGGCCTCGGCTACGGTACCGAGGAGGAGGCCGAGCGGGTAATCCGGAGCATGCCGGACTGGAAGCCCGGAAAGCAAAACGGACGCGCCGTACCTGTGCGATACACATTACCCATAAGGTTTAGCCTGAAATAA
- a CDS encoding PstS family phosphate ABC transporter substrate-binding protein: MKIKVLRIAAVAGLVAIAGCGNSGTPQNTPTSGDINISVDESFQPIIDSEVDTFEGIYKYANIDAAYKPEGEVVKDLLNDSTNIAILSRELTAEEKAVFDKQKRIPRVTKIAIDAVALITNRQNPDSLLTMEEVKKIFNGQVKSWKELDEDSDLGDITIVFDNNNSSTARYVRDSLITGNKLPENTFASNSHKALIDYVEQNKNAIGVIGVNWISDFDDSTAINFLNRIKVLGISEDPAPISTESYYQPYQAYIAQQAYPLRRYLYIISTEGRAGLGTGFAAYVAGDKGQRLILKSGLVPATMPVRVVGLGNQ, translated from the coding sequence ATGAAGATTAAAGTATTGAGAATAGCCGCTGTAGCGGGTTTAGTAGCCATAGCGGGTTGTGGAAACTCTGGTACCCCACAGAACACCCCCACCTCCGGAGACATCAACATCAGCGTGGACGAGTCGTTCCAGCCCATCATCGATTCGGAGGTAGACACCTTTGAAGGCATTTACAAGTATGCCAACATTGATGCGGCCTACAAGCCGGAGGGCGAGGTCGTGAAAGACCTGCTGAATGACAGCACCAACATCGCCATCCTCTCCCGCGAACTCACAGCAGAGGAAAAAGCGGTGTTCGATAAGCAAAAGCGCATTCCGCGCGTCACCAAAATTGCCATCGATGCCGTAGCGCTTATCACCAACAGGCAAAACCCGGACTCACTCCTCACCATGGAGGAAGTGAAGAAGATCTTTAACGGCCAGGTGAAAAGCTGGAAAGAGCTTGACGAGGATTCTGACCTCGGAGATATCACGATAGTTTTCGACAACAACAACTCCAGCACGGCACGTTACGTACGAGATTCTCTGATTACGGGTAATAAGCTACCGGAAAATACGTTTGCATCTAACTCGCATAAGGCACTGATCGACTATGTGGAGCAGAACAAGAATGCCATCGGGGTAATCGGTGTGAACTGGATCAGCGATTTTGATGACTCAACAGCCATTAACTTCCTTAACCGGATAAAGGTGCTGGGCATCAGCGAAGACCCGGCTCCCATTTCAACAGAGAGTTATTACCAGCCTTACCAGGCTTACATCGCACAGCAGGCTTACCCGCTGCGCCGCTACCTGTACATTATCAGCACAGAGGGCCGCGCAGGCCTTGGCACAGGATTTGCAGCCTATGTTGCGGGAGACAAGGGCCAACGCCTTATTCTTAAATCAGGCCTGGTGCCGGCAACAATGCCGGTACGGGTTGTGGGGCTCGGAAACCAGTAG
- a CDS encoding tetratricopeptide repeat protein: MTHNWKYIALMAAAFPATAAFAQSGNAGRKAVDLERYEEAKSIYKSQLNNKNEADNAYFALGDIYLRTDKPDSAAYYFNQGISANKKSYINHVGLGKVALHQGDQAKAEQQFEEALKGKGKKDPYVLAMIGEAYVNAPNATEAQINKGIDYLKQSLERDNKNAVANVILGDAYLQLKKGGEAMTNYDRAIQLDEQYATAYLKRGQLYTSSRNYPEAEQAFQRAIEIDPNFAPAYRDLGELYYFAGQYDKALSTFQKYVDLAEDTPETKAKYASFLFLTKNYEQALQTAEQVLQKEPDNTVMNRLRAYSYLELGQPQKALEAIQTYMQKTDPSKLIAQDYEYYGRILGKNDQPAKAIENMEKALQMNDANIELYADLANMYARNNQYDKAIEVYKRKRKNVEPSNADYYYMGNIYMMAGEENATSGNAQKANEFFTQADSTYAQVAKANPDYAYAYLWRARANASQDPETEKGLAKPYYEEFIAKASSEPEKYKKDLIEANSYLGYYYYLKGERDNAVKYWTAVKTLDPSNPQADAALKEIAKAPKKK; the protein is encoded by the coding sequence ATGACACATAACTGGAAGTACATCGCTTTAATGGCGGCTGCCTTCCCTGCAACTGCTGCTTTTGCACAATCAGGTAACGCAGGAAGAAAAGCCGTTGACCTGGAGCGCTATGAAGAAGCAAAGTCTATCTATAAGTCTCAACTAAATAACAAAAATGAGGCTGATAACGCATATTTCGCCCTTGGCGATATTTACCTGCGTACCGATAAGCCAGACTCTGCCGCCTATTACTTCAACCAGGGCATTTCTGCCAACAAAAAGTCTTACATCAACCATGTAGGCTTGGGTAAAGTTGCCCTGCACCAGGGCGACCAGGCAAAGGCTGAGCAGCAGTTTGAGGAAGCCCTCAAAGGCAAAGGTAAAAAAGACCCGTATGTACTTGCCATGATTGGTGAGGCTTATGTGAATGCACCAAACGCAACAGAAGCACAGATTAACAAAGGTATCGATTACCTGAAGCAGTCTCTGGAGCGTGATAATAAGAATGCCGTTGCGAACGTAATCCTGGGCGATGCTTACCTGCAGCTGAAGAAGGGTGGCGAGGCAATGACCAACTACGACAGAGCCATTCAGCTGGATGAGCAGTATGCTACGGCTTACCTGAAGAGAGGCCAGCTGTACACTAGCTCCCGTAACTACCCGGAGGCAGAGCAGGCATTCCAGAGAGCCATCGAAATCGACCCTAACTTTGCCCCTGCTTACCGCGACCTGGGCGAGCTTTACTACTTCGCCGGCCAGTATGACAAGGCGCTGTCTACGTTCCAGAAGTACGTAGACCTTGCTGAAGACACTCCTGAGACAAAGGCAAAGTATGCTTCTTTCCTGTTCCTGACAAAGAACTATGAGCAGGCGCTGCAAACTGCTGAGCAGGTACTGCAGAAGGAGCCGGATAACACGGTAATGAACCGCTTGAGAGCATACTCTTACCTGGAGCTTGGCCAGCCGCAGAAGGCATTGGAGGCAATCCAAACGTACATGCAGAAAACGGATCCGAGCAAGCTGATTGCACAGGATTACGAGTACTATGGCCGTATCCTTGGCAAAAACGACCAGCCAGCCAAAGCCATTGAGAACATGGAGAAGGCGCTGCAGATGAACGATGCCAACATCGAGCTGTATGCTGACCTGGCGAACATGTACGCCCGCAATAACCAGTACGATAAAGCTATTGAGGTTTACAAGCGTAAGCGTAAGAACGTAGAGCCAAGCAACGCCGACTACTACTACATGGGTAACATCTATATGATGGCCGGTGAGGAGAACGCGACAAGCGGAAACGCTCAGAAAGCGAACGAGTTCTTCACTCAAGCGGATAGCACCTATGCTCAGGTAGCAAAGGCAAACCCAGACTACGCTTATGCCTACCTGTGGAGAGCCCGCGCTAACGCAAGCCAGGACCCTGAAACAGAGAAGGGATTGGCTAAGCCATACTATGAGGAGTTTATTGCCAAAGCCAGCAGTGAGCCAGAGAAGTACAAGAAAGACCTGATTGAGGCGAACTCGTACCTTGGCTACTACTATTACCTGAAAGGCGAAAGAGACAATGCCGTGAAGTACTGGACTGCAGTAAAAACTCTTGACCCAAGCAACCCTCAGGCAGACGCTGCTTTGAAGGAAATCGCAAAGGCACCAAAGAAGAAGTAG
- a CDS encoding OmpH family outer membrane protein: MKKFLFIFLAGFLLASVSQAQKIGYIDSNFILSKMPAYNQVQQEMDKYAQAWQSEIEQLQQQVDKLKQEYRAEEVLLTEEMKQKRQTEVTKKENELRDYQRKVFGYEGMMFKRRQELMRPIQDEVFEAVEKVSKSKGIQMMFDKSGDLVMIYTNPVHDYTEYVLEELGLASDRANTPGQQPADAIVDDPDNLPEVGEEQGETQEQQQPATKGKQNRKKPNN, from the coding sequence ATGAAAAAGTTTTTGTTCATCTTTTTAGCAGGCTTTTTGCTGGCTTCTGTTTCGCAAGCTCAGAAGATTGGCTATATTGACTCTAACTTCATCCTGAGTAAGATGCCTGCTTACAACCAGGTGCAGCAGGAGATGGACAAATATGCCCAGGCCTGGCAAAGCGAAATTGAGCAGCTGCAGCAGCAGGTTGACAAGCTGAAACAGGAGTACCGCGCTGAGGAGGTCCTGCTCACAGAGGAGATGAAGCAGAAACGGCAGACCGAAGTAACCAAGAAAGAAAACGAATTGCGCGACTACCAGCGCAAAGTCTTTGGTTACGAAGGCATGATGTTTAAGCGGCGGCAAGAGCTGATGCGCCCCATCCAGGACGAGGTATTTGAGGCTGTAGAGAAAGTGTCCAAGTCCAAAGGCATCCAGATGATGTTCGACAAATCGGGTGACCTGGTGATGATCTACACCAACCCTGTGCACGATTACACGGAGTACGTGCTGGAGGAACTGGGCCTCGCCTCTGACCGAGCGAATACACCGGGCCAGCAACCTGCCGATGCCATTGTGGATGACCCTGATAACCTGCCTGAGGTAGGAGAGGAGCAGGGGGAAACGCAGGAGCAACAGCAGCCAGCCACAAAGGGGAAACAGAATAGAAAGAAGCCTAACAACTAA
- a CDS encoding energy transducer TonB produces MDASKLAKASLDDIVFEGRNRAYGAYLLRKLYNKHITIAAIVAILLFALFLSIPLISKVLGNDEADDEVVERIVTEVDLAPPPPLDEATPPPPPPPPPDLPPPPPPVRATVKYTPPVVKRDNEVAEEEEIPDVEVLEEIDAGVKTVEGSKDAPIDLGDIDGTSDVVAEVVEEKPYTYVEQMPSFPGGETEMLKYLGKNIRYPAAAQRAGVEGLVVLSFVVSKTGEISDIQVVKNLGAGTDEEAMRVVKTMPKWTPGKQNGRAVPVRYTLPVRFTIK; encoded by the coding sequence ATGGACGCAAGTAAGTTAGCAAAAGCATCGCTTGATGATATCGTCTTCGAAGGACGTAACAGAGCGTACGGTGCCTACCTGCTTCGCAAACTCTACAATAAGCATATCACAATTGCCGCCATCGTTGCTATTCTACTTTTCGCCCTTTTCCTTAGCATACCGCTAATATCAAAGGTGCTTGGAAACGACGAGGCAGATGATGAGGTTGTTGAGCGTATTGTAACAGAAGTAGACCTGGCTCCACCACCACCATTGGATGAAGCGACACCGCCACCGCCGCCGCCGCCGCCACCAGATCTTCCGCCACCGCCACCACCAGTGCGTGCTACTGTAAAGTATACGCCACCGGTTGTGAAGCGTGACAACGAAGTAGCTGAAGAGGAAGAGATTCCGGACGTGGAGGTACTAGAGGAAATTGATGCGGGCGTTAAAACCGTAGAAGGTTCTAAAGACGCACCGATTGACCTCGGCGACATCGACGGCACAAGCGATGTAGTAGCAGAAGTAGTAGAGGAGAAGCCTTATACTTACGTAGAGCAGATGCCATCCTTCCCGGGTGGTGAAACTGAAATGCTGAAGTACCTGGGCAAAAACATCCGCTACCCAGCAGCTGCACAGCGCGCCGGCGTGGAAGGCCTGGTAGTACTTTCGTTCGTAGTAAGCAAAACAGGCGAGATCTCTGATATCCAGGTTGTGAAAAACCTTGGAGCCGGTACCGACGAAGAAGCGATGCGCGTTGTGAAAACAATGCCGAAGTGGACTCCAGGTAAGCAAAACGGTAGAGCAGTACCTGTACGCTACACGCTTCCAGTACGATTCACGATTAAATAA
- a CDS encoding RluA family pseudouridine synthase, whose translation MVEHTETENAEDSDELYEHHRIVVDKGQALLRLDKFLMDRLPNVTRNKLQGAIRSEAVQVNQKPVKVSYKVKPLDVITVTLAEAPRDTDIVPENIPLDIIYEDDELLLVNKAAGMVVHPAYNNWNGTLVNALTYHLQNLPTHRNGEGRPGLVHRIDKDTSGLLVIAKTDYSMAYLAKQFFDHSIERTYYALVWGVPKEQKGTITGHVGRSAKDRKVMAVYPAGDYGKHAVTHYKVLRSFRYVSLVQCNLETGRTHQIRAHMKHIGHPLFSDATYGGDKILYGMPNGTYKSFVENAFKLMPRQALHAKSLGFLHPDTKEFMQFNSDLPEDFRAVLEKWELYEEQL comes from the coding sequence GTGGTAGAACACACAGAAACAGAAAACGCCGAAGATTCTGACGAACTGTACGAGCACCATCGCATCGTAGTGGATAAGGGGCAGGCACTGCTGCGCCTGGACAAGTTCCTGATGGACCGCCTGCCAAACGTAACGCGAAACAAGCTACAGGGCGCTATCCGCTCCGAGGCAGTGCAGGTAAACCAAAAGCCGGTAAAGGTTAGCTACAAGGTAAAGCCCCTGGACGTGATTACCGTAACCCTGGCCGAGGCTCCCCGTGACACAGACATTGTGCCGGAGAACATCCCATTGGACATCATTTATGAGGACGATGAACTGCTGCTGGTAAACAAAGCCGCCGGAATGGTGGTGCACCCTGCCTATAATAACTGGAACGGCACATTAGTCAATGCGCTGACCTACCATTTGCAGAACCTGCCTACGCACCGCAACGGCGAGGGGAGGCCAGGCCTGGTGCACCGCATTGATAAAGATACCTCCGGCCTGCTGGTTATCGCCAAGACAGACTACAGCATGGCTTACCTAGCGAAGCAGTTCTTTGACCACAGCATTGAAAGAACCTACTATGCGCTGGTGTGGGGAGTACCCAAGGAGCAGAAGGGCACCATTACAGGCCATGTCGGGCGCAGTGCCAAAGACCGGAAGGTGATGGCCGTATACCCTGCAGGAGATTATGGAAAGCATGCTGTAACGCATTACAAGGTGCTGCGCAGCTTCAGGTATGTTTCGCTGGTGCAGTGCAACCTGGAGACGGGCAGAACGCACCAGATACGGGCACACATGAAACACATTGGGCACCCTCTTTTCTCAGACGCTACGTATGGCGGCGATAAGATCCTGTACGGCATGCCAAATGGCACCTACAAGTCCTTTGTTGAGAATGCTTTTAAACTGATGCCAAGGCAGGCGCTCCATGCAAAGTCACTGGGCTTCCTGCACCCTGACACAAAGGAGTTCATGCAGTTTAACTCTGACCTGCCCGAGGACTTCCGGGCAGTGCTGGAAAAGTGGGAGCTATACGAGGAGCAGCTTTAG